One segment of Desulfosudis oleivorans Hxd3 DNA contains the following:
- a CDS encoding DUF4405 domain-containing protein: protein MSMRRIVSLTAFLSFLVTFLTSIILYIVPEGRVAYWADWRLWGLSKEEWGAIHINVGFLFLLSLLLHIYYNWKPIVTYLKNKAKQVSIFTKEFNAALVLTALFVFGTYFGVPPFSTIIHFGKSFKDAAAEKYGEPPYGHAELSSVKTFAKQMNIDLEKGMLLLRQAGYRVDSDAWTLKEIAEQNGVSPQQVFLAMSDAIQTAEQSVGLPEKPAPGAGNLTLADFCTQYHLNVKMIMRSLKDAGITSEADMTIKEIGEANQTGAIEVYEQIRSFADRSNEQ, encoded by the coding sequence ATGAGTATGAGAAGAATCGTATCCCTCACGGCTTTTTTGTCGTTCCTTGTTACGTTCCTGACCAGCATCATTTTGTATATCGTTCCTGAAGGCCGTGTCGCATACTGGGCGGACTGGCGGCTCTGGGGGCTCTCCAAAGAAGAGTGGGGCGCCATTCATATCAATGTCGGTTTTCTGTTTCTGCTGTCGCTGCTGCTGCACATTTATTACAACTGGAAGCCGATTGTCACTTACCTCAAAAACAAGGCCAAGCAGGTAAGCATATTTACAAAAGAGTTTAATGCCGCCCTAGTGTTAACCGCGTTGTTTGTTTTCGGTACATACTTTGGCGTCCCTCCCTTTTCCACCATCATTCATTTCGGTAAAAGTTTCAAAGACGCTGCCGCGGAAAAATACGGCGAACCGCCATATGGCCATGCCGAGCTCTCATCGGTTAAAACGTTTGCCAAACAGATGAATATTGACCTGGAAAAAGGAATGCTTCTGCTAAGGCAGGCGGGTTACAGGGTTGACAGCGACGCCTGGACACTCAAGGAAATAGCCGAACAGAATGGTGTATCGCCTCAGCAGGTATTCCTGGCAATGTCCGACGCCATACAAACCGCTGAACAATCCGTTGGGCTTCCTGAAAAGCCCGCGCCGGGCGCCGGGAACCTGACACTGGCGGATTTCTGCACGCAATACCACCTCAACGTAAAAATGATCATGAGATCGCTGAAAGATGCGGGCATTACATCAGAAGCGGATATGACAATAAAGGAAATCGGCGAAGCCAATCAAACCGGTGCGATTGAGGTTTATGAACAGATAAGATCATTCGCCGACAGGAGCAACGAGCAATGA